One genomic region from ANME-2 cluster archaeon encodes:
- a CDS encoding GNAT family N-acetyltransferase has product MYIKTSTEGELRSEESDDDGDPQYISRKNDAGLSGVVIRRTLSDEILQLVKIEAQTFTDIDYPIDEKLFRIFYHSRHVTLFSALQDGVVVGYVCLVMRKKTTRVYSLTVGEAYRGKGIGTKLLETAELYSISHGAEAIRLEVRCDSDAFRLYQKLGYSVVEKKINYYGDGGDAFSMNKQIVQHRVEDIETNNVRRKRHNTAAAATA; this is encoded by the coding sequence TTGTATATTAAAACAAGTACAGAAGGTGAGCTTAGGTCAGAAGAATCTGATGATGATGGTGACCCTCAATACATTTCTCGAAAAAATGATGCTGGTTTGTCAGGGGTAGTAATCCGCAGGACATTATCAGATGAAATCCTGCAATTGGTCAAAATCGAGGCCCAGACATTCACTGATATTGATTATCCTATTGATGAAAAACTGTTCCGGATTTTTTACCATAGTCGGCATGTTACATTGTTCAGTGCACTCCAGGATGGAGTTGTGGTGGGTTATGTCTGTTTGGTAATGCGTAAAAAGACAACCCGGGTCTATTCCCTGACCGTAGGTGAGGCCTACAGGGGAAAAGGTATCGGCACAAAATTACTCGAAACTGCTGAGTTGTATTCAATCAGTCATGGAGCAGAGGCTATCAGGCTTGAGGTAAGATGCGACAGCGATGCATTTAGATTATACCAAAAACTTGGATATTCAGTAGTGGAAAAAAAAATAAACTATTATGGTGACGGCGGAGACGCCTTCAGTATGAATAAACAAATAGTACAACATCGGGTTGAGGACATTGAAACAAATAACGTTAGAAGAAAAAGACACAATACAGCAGCTGCTGCAACAGCTTGA
- a CDS encoding translation initiation factor IF-5A — MKEQTEVRTLKEGRYVIIDDEPCTIKSISHSKPGKHGAAKARVDAVGIFDNQKRSIISPVTQKIYVPLVERKNGQVLSISGNVVQIMDMGDYSTVELIIPEEYKDKIDVGKDIQYLITMGKMKIDMRM, encoded by the coding sequence ATGAAAGAGCAGACAGAAGTACGCACATTGAAAGAAGGCAGGTATGTAATAATTGATGATGAACCCTGTACTATAAAATCAATTTCACATTCAAAACCAGGTAAACACGGTGCTGCCAAGGCACGAGTTGATGCTGTTGGTATTTTCGACAACCAGAAACGCTCTATCATCTCACCTGTGACCCAGAAAATATACGTTCCCCTTGTGGAACGGAAGAACGGACAGGTACTCTCTATATCAGGAAACGTTGTCCAGATAATGGACATGGGAGATTATTCTACTGTCGAACTGATCATTCCTGAGGAGTACAAGGACAAGATCGATGTAGGAAAAGATATCCAGTACCTCATCACTATGGGCAAGATGAAGATAGATATGCGGATGTAA
- a CDS encoding protein-glutamate O-methyltransferase CheR — protein MDLDLNQYKDNYIERRLNARITMTHVDTLAGYLALLKKDPEELNTLKDHLTINVTEFFRNMETFEALNRDTIPAIIESKELGSSNTIRVWSAGCSSGQDPYTLAILFLEAFEKSRKKHRLLIIATDIDKKSLEKAKSGRCERNTMEGIPKHLLTKYFDKCGEEYQIKPIVQDCIHFKYLDLTSDDGSNVAGIATYDLIVCRNVIIYFKDELKKSLFMRFYTKLRKNNYLVIGKNEALSGDVKALVEDVNLSERIYQKTK, from the coding sequence TTGGACTTAGATTTGAACCAATATAAGGATAATTATATTGAGCGAAGGTTAAATGCAAGAATTACCATGACGCATGTAGATACACTTGCAGGTTATCTTGCACTATTGAAGAAAGACCCGGAAGAACTCAATACCCTGAAAGATCATCTTACCATCAATGTTACCGAGTTCTTCCGGAATATGGAAACATTTGAAGCCTTGAACAGGGATACTATACCTGCGATTATCGAAAGTAAAGAATTAGGGAGCAGCAATACAATAAGGGTATGGAGTGCAGGATGTTCATCAGGACAGGACCCGTATACTCTTGCAATTCTGTTCCTTGAAGCTTTTGAAAAATCAAGGAAAAAACACAGATTGTTAATAATTGCTACTGATATTGACAAAAAAAGCCTCGAAAAGGCAAAAAGTGGCAGATGTGAACGTAATACTATGGAAGGTATCCCGAAACACCTGCTTACCAAATATTTTGATAAATGTGGTGAAGAATATCAGATAAAGCCTATTGTACAGGACTGTATACATTTCAAGTATCTTGACCTGACATCAGATGATGGAAGTAATGTGGCAGGTATAGCTACATATGACCTCATAGTATGCAGGAATGTTATAATATACTTCAAAGACGAACTGAAAAAATCATTGTTCATGAGATTCTATACAAAATTGCGGAAAAATAATTATCTGGTTATTGGTAAGAATGAGGCCCTCAGTGGTGATGTAAAAGCCCTCGTGGAAGATGTGAACCTGTCTGAGCGTATATATCAGAAGACCAAATAA
- a CDS encoding chemotaxis response regulator protein-glutamate methylesterase, translating into MIRVLIVDDSAFMRQVVSDIINNDPNLEVIDTASNGLIAIDKVAQLRPDVILMDVEMPKMDGLSALSSIMKSNPTPVVMLSNLTQKGTYTTIKALEIGAVDFISKPSGSLSLDIDTISAQIVEKVKLAAKVNSNTTQPGRTSSLPRVEMKNSTKVIVIGASTGGPQTLVELLKRLPQNVPPIFIVQHMPAEFTKSLASRLDSICIFDVKEAEEGDMIRPGMAFLAPGGYHMTVKRTRLDNKDIIQLNTNPPVNSIRPSVDVTMQSVVDVYGANTIGVLLTGMGHDGAKGMCSIKKSGGKTIAQNEETCVIFGMPKSAIEKGCVNKVAPVSSIPEEIMNML; encoded by the coding sequence ATGATAAGAGTACTGATCGTAGATGATTCAGCCTTCATGAGACAGGTAGTCTCAGATATCATAAATAATGATCCCAATCTCGAAGTAATTGATACAGCCAGTAATGGATTGATAGCCATCGATAAAGTTGCACAATTACGACCTGATGTGATTCTAATGGATGTTGAGATGCCAAAAATGGATGGATTGAGTGCTCTTTCCAGCATTATGAAAAGCAATCCAACACCGGTTGTAATGCTAAGTAACCTCACACAGAAAGGTACATACACCACTATTAAGGCACTTGAGATAGGTGCAGTTGATTTTATTTCAAAACCTTCCGGTTCACTGTCACTTGATATTGATACTATCTCAGCTCAAATTGTTGAAAAAGTGAAGCTTGCTGCTAAAGTAAATAGTAATACGACCCAGCCAGGTAGAACATCATCCCTTCCCAGGGTAGAAATGAAAAACTCTACGAAAGTGATAGTTATTGGCGCATCCACCGGAGGACCGCAAACGTTAGTGGAACTCTTAAAGAGATTACCGCAAAATGTTCCCCCAATTTTTATCGTTCAACATATGCCTGCTGAATTTACAAAATCATTAGCTTCCAGACTGGATTCAATATGTATTTTTGATGTTAAGGAAGCAGAAGAAGGAGATATGATCAGGCCAGGTATGGCGTTTTTAGCTCCCGGGGGTTATCATATGACCGTAAAACGAACACGATTGGATAATAAAGACATTATCCAATTAAATACAAATCCGCCAGTAAACAGCATCAGGCCATCAGTGGATGTGACCATGCAATCAGTGGTGGATGTATATGGTGCCAATACCATAGGGGTACTCCTAACAGGAATGGGACATGATGGTGCAAAAGGAATGTGTTCTATTAAAAAAAGCGGGGGGAAAACGATTGCACAAAACGAAGAAACCTGTGTAATATTCGGCATGCCAAAATCAGCCATTGAAAAGGGTTGTGTAAATAAAGTAGCGCCGGTCTCCTCTATACCTGAAGAGATAATGAATATGTTGTGA
- a CDS encoding chemotaxis protein CheW → MSINSNSMADDMHLVIFGLDNEEYGVEIGQVREIIKMEEITKIPRAPDYIEGVINLRGQVTTVISLRKKFGLEEKGIDQYTRIIVAEINGLTLGITVDAVNEVLKLPKKNIEPTPAIVANDVDTRYIRGIGKMNDRLLILLDIHRIMNGEELEQLDNLDTSDVLEQETVSEDV, encoded by the coding sequence ATGTCTATTAATAGTAATTCAATGGCAGATGATATGCATCTTGTGATCTTTGGTCTTGATAATGAAGAATATGGAGTTGAAATCGGTCAGGTCCGGGAAATAATAAAAATGGAAGAGATCACTAAAATTCCGAGAGCTCCAGACTACATAGAAGGTGTTATCAATCTGAGAGGTCAGGTTACTACAGTAATCAGTCTGAGGAAAAAATTCGGACTTGAGGAAAAAGGAATAGACCAGTATACTCGTATCATTGTGGCAGAAATAAATGGACTAACTCTGGGTATTACCGTGGATGCAGTAAATGAGGTCCTTAAGCTGCCAAAGAAAAACATTGAACCAACACCTGCAATCGTAGCAAATGATGTAGACACAAGGTACATACGTGGAATAGGTAAAATGAATGATAGATTGCTGATTCTTCTGGACATTCATAGAATTATGAATGGAGAAGAACTTGAACAGTTAGACAATCTGGATACAAGTGATGTACTTGAACAAGAAACAGTTAGCGAAGATGTTTAA
- a CDS encoding HAMP domain-containing protein, with protein MTLQDTVNNMPIGRKLFAGFGIVVLFFIIVGYVGVNGLNMAGTNMEIIANTHTELLKESSRMEIAMLQARRFEKDFFARLDTSYITKVNTQVDTIVEDAQSIQQLDITNRQREDAKEIESLAKEYGVLFKEVTDLYIQRGLTVDSGILGDTRTATHEVEALIAEQNADGSINQLQVDMLQMRRDEKDYLARSDIKYQTQLHDTQKLFLQHLDDTDLSQTDKDQMRNLLNTYVVEFDKIVKIDAQIASKTAQFTDKTHQIEPLVEALQAEAVVEIDGETAQAIDEMAASSNNMVVVSIIALIMAVVAAFVITRSITKPVDEMVDIAKRISKGDLSVEITNKSKDEIGALAQALAEMKNVILSVVSDINTLVDATLDGKLDARANASNYQGDFADIIIGMNNILDAVVGPLNMATEYIDRISRGDIPEKITDVYKGDFNEIKNNINICIDAIKEMVSDITTLSEAVEGGKMNKRADSSKHKGDYKKIVQGMNDTINAVAEPLKIASEVAMKLASAAQQLASSSQEMNATTEQVASTVQQIAKGTQSQSIQVGNTSRTMEGMAEIVKEVALKSQSAADISINASKIAQEGSDAAGNAAVKMSDIQKVVSESADVVKELGGRSQEIGEIVEMITGIANQTNLLALNAAIEAARAGEAGRGFAVVADEVRNLAEESKQAANKIAVLIKEIQSETDKAVTSMESGTTEVEEGSKIVNEALAALENIAVGSQEVANVIQEISAASEMQQMGIQNVVKAIDEIAAVAEEAAAGTEEASGATEEQTASMEEITSQAQELANMGVELQKALERFTLTSAG; from the coding sequence ATGACATTACAAGATACTGTCAACAATATGCCAATCGGTAGAAAACTATTTGCTGGTTTTGGCATTGTTGTATTGTTTTTCATAATTGTAGGATATGTGGGTGTAAATGGATTGAATATGGCAGGAACGAATATGGAAATCATTGCCAATACTCATACCGAATTACTCAAAGAATCATCCCGTATGGAAATTGCAATGCTTCAGGCGCGACGATTTGAGAAGGATTTTTTTGCACGTTTGGACACATCATATATTACAAAAGTCAATACCCAAGTGGATACAATTGTTGAGGATGCACAATCAATCCAACAACTGGACATAACGAATAGGCAACGTGAAGATGCCAAAGAAATTGAATCCCTCGCAAAAGAGTACGGGGTTTTATTCAAAGAAGTAACAGACCTTTATATCCAGCGAGGTCTGACCGTGGATTCAGGTATTCTCGGAGATACCAGGACCGCGACTCATGAAGTTGAAGCATTAATTGCAGAACAAAATGCGGATGGTTCAATAAATCAGCTTCAGGTGGATATGCTTCAAATGAGGCGGGATGAAAAAGATTACCTTGCGCGTTCTGATATAAAATACCAAACACAGTTGCATGATACGCAAAAACTGTTTTTGCAACATCTTGATGATACTGACCTGTCACAAACAGACAAGGACCAGATGAGAAACCTTTTGAATACTTATGTGGTGGAATTTGATAAGATTGTCAAGATCGATGCTCAAATTGCATCAAAGACTGCTCAATTCACAGATAAGACCCACCAGATTGAGCCCCTTGTCGAAGCATTACAGGCTGAAGCAGTAGTGGAAATAGATGGTGAAACCGCACAGGCAATAGATGAAATGGCTGCATCGTCAAACAATATGGTCGTAGTGTCAATAATTGCACTTATCATGGCTGTTGTTGCGGCTTTTGTTATCACGCGAAGTATCACCAAACCTGTGGATGAGATGGTTGATATAGCAAAACGGATATCAAAAGGTGACTTATCCGTCGAGATCACCAACAAATCCAAAGACGAGATTGGAGCCCTGGCACAAGCCTTGGCTGAAATGAAGAACGTTATCCTTTCAGTTGTTTCAGACATTAACACCCTGGTTGATGCCACGCTGGACGGTAAACTGGATGCACGTGCTAATGCTTCTAATTACCAGGGTGATTTTGCCGATATCATAATAGGTATGAATAACATCCTGGATGCAGTGGTCGGACCTTTGAACATGGCTACCGAATACATCGACCGCATTAGCAGGGGAGACATACCTGAGAAAATCACCGATGTTTACAAGGGTGATTTCAATGAGATCAAGAACAACATCAATATTTGCATAGATGCAATAAAAGAAATGGTATCTGATATCACTACACTCTCCGAAGCTGTTGAGGGAGGTAAGATGAATAAACGAGCTGATTCCTCCAAACATAAAGGTGACTATAAAAAGATTGTGCAGGGCATGAATGATACAATAAATGCAGTGGCCGAACCATTGAAAATAGCGTCAGAAGTTGCCATGAAATTAGCTTCTGCAGCACAGCAACTGGCATCCTCTTCCCAGGAGATGAACGCAACAACTGAACAGGTAGCTTCAACTGTGCAGCAGATTGCAAAGGGAACCCAGAGTCAGTCAATACAGGTTGGAAATACTTCCCGGACGATGGAAGGTATGGCTGAAATTGTAAAGGAAGTTGCATTAAAATCACAATCAGCCGCAGATATATCAATAAATGCCAGTAAGATTGCACAGGAAGGTAGTGATGCTGCCGGCAATGCAGCTGTAAAGATGAGCGACATCCAAAAAGTTGTTTCTGAATCTGCTGACGTCGTAAAAGAGCTCGGTGGACGTTCCCAGGAGATTGGTGAGATTGTGGAAATGATCACTGGTATTGCAAACCAGACTAACCTGCTCGCCCTGAACGCTGCTATTGAAGCCGCCAGGGCCGGAGAAGCAGGACGTGGCTTTGCAGTAGTAGCAGATGAAGTCCGAAACCTTGCTGAAGAATCCAAACAGGCCGCCAACAAGATAGCTGTCCTTATCAAGGAGATCCAGTCCGAAACAGACAAAGCTGTTACTTCGATGGAATCTGGTACTACTGAAGTTGAAGAAGGTTCAAAGATCGTTAATGAAGCACTGGCCGCGCTTGAGAACATAGCAGTTGGCTCCCAGGAAGTAGCTAATGTGATACAGGAAATCTCGGCTGCCTCGGAAATGCAGCAAATGGGTATCCAAAACGTGGTCAAAGCCATTGATGAGATTGCTGCAGTAGCTGAAGAAGCTGCCGCAGGAACTGAAGAAGCATCTGGTGCAACCGAAGAACAGACAGCATCAATGGAAGAAATAACCTCACAAGCGCAGGAATTGGCGAATATGGGAGTTGAATTGCAAAAAGCTCTTGAACGTTTCACTTTGACCAGTGCAGGGTGA
- a CDS encoding DUF2156 domain-containing protein has protein sequence MKQITLEEKDTIQQLLQQLDNKLWVYYFPVILSNELIYMDTIDNSTILLSKEEGNWNLATQPLGDCSNGTLEKIFNYLKKLNGTKDGALFNCTESFVENLAPSLYNIKDECGDYIYRKDEQISLNGKRFSEIRNHINYFKKHYNYTVGAYTAEDYNECFELFNGWKAKKEANIPVKDEHIAQLFQNLCLFPDMFGITIRVDGKIAGFSLGGLLAENEAICIIRKTDRQYNGLSEFIDSEFYKCLPENINLVNDGDDLNSESLRTYKMKWHPAQVRKYYTVQQMN, from the coding sequence TTGAAACAAATAACGTTAGAAGAAAAAGACACAATACAGCAGCTGCTGCAACAGCTTGATAACAAGCTCTGGGTGTATTATTTTCCGGTAATCCTCAGTAATGAATTGATATATATGGATACTATCGACAACTCTACAATCCTCCTATCAAAGGAGGAAGGTAACTGGAACCTGGCCACACAGCCGCTCGGTGACTGTTCCAATGGTACTTTAGAGAAGATATTCAATTACCTGAAGAAACTGAACGGAACCAAAGACGGTGCATTATTTAATTGCACCGAATCGTTTGTGGAGAATCTTGCCCCTTCCCTGTACAACATCAAGGATGAATGCGGTGATTACATCTACCGTAAAGATGAACAGATCTCATTAAATGGCAAGAGATTCAGCGAGATAAGGAATCATATCAATTATTTCAAAAAGCATTATAATTACACGGTTGGTGCATATACAGCTGAGGATTATAATGAGTGCTTTGAACTGTTCAACGGGTGGAAAGCAAAGAAGGAGGCCAATATACCGGTCAAGGATGAACACATTGCCCAGTTGTTCCAGAACCTCTGCCTGTTCCCAGACATGTTCGGGATTACTATAAGGGTGGATGGAAAAATTGCGGGGTTTAGCCTCGGAGGACTACTGGCCGAAAATGAGGCCATCTGCATTATCCGCAAGACAGATAGACAGTATAATGGCCTGTCCGAGTTCATAGATAGTGAATTCTATAAATGCCTTCCTGAGAACATCAACCTGGTGAATGATGGGGACGACCTTAATTCAGAATCCCTGAGAACCTATAAGATGAAATGGCATCCTGCCCAGGTAAGGAAATATTATACTGTCCAGCAGATGAACTGA
- a CDS encoding chemotaxis protein CheA, with protein sequence MSKYEDDFKAEARDHLQIINQALLDLEKNPKDRTILDIIFRSAHTLKSSSAAMEYTHISNLTHEMENVLDILRAGDVYATSQTVDVLFECADILEDMVNDVSQGKLSKLDVKPLSDKLRSTIENMDIDTSDEAVPSHPGEEEDDSDDEIMNVLEYSVFDILLEKDCALKSVRALMILKAVEEYGKIIDTTPPRIEIENGKFDLRFKISLSSDIEPETIQNKLQLIPEVEIVEFILIDKKPEQAQTDKNGLNASTVAPAAKIQSDKIIKSAIVSKSNQGVRVQIEKLDDLMNLVGELVISKIRLMQIGSENKVTGLKEILDQLNILTTDLQNQVMQMRLVSVERVFNRFPRMIRDLSKTVGKDIELIIEGSDIELDRTVLDEIGEPLVHLLRNCVDHGIESPEERLNLGKKPTGTIHLTAFRDKQSVIFNVEDDGRGIDPHALRKMSVIKEIIPAEEAAKLSDEEAFDLIFRPGFSTAKSVSDVSGRGVGMDVVKTKITSLSGSINVNSTIGLGTKVSLHLPISMAIIQALIVGLNDKIYAIPISNILSTIIVKKENLKSVNGQPATTIHDKVLPLLDLSELFGEDRTFKTEIYVVVIERNSQMVGLIVDTLIDRHEIVIKSFDNTLKHVEGFSGATILGDGNVVPIIDIDGLFNLRDKL encoded by the coding sequence ATGTCAAAATACGAGGATGACTTCAAGGCCGAAGCAAGAGACCACCTCCAGATCATTAACCAGGCACTTCTCGATCTGGAAAAAAATCCCAAGGACCGTACCATTCTTGATATCATATTCCGTTCAGCCCATACCCTGAAAAGTTCATCTGCAGCCATGGAATATACACATATATCAAATCTCACCCATGAAATGGAAAATGTGCTTGATATATTGAGGGCAGGGGATGTTTATGCCACGTCCCAGACTGTTGATGTATTATTTGAGTGTGCTGACATCCTGGAGGATATGGTAAATGATGTATCGCAAGGCAAGTTAAGCAAACTGGATGTTAAACCTCTATCCGATAAATTGAGAAGTACCATCGAGAATATGGACATTGATACCTCTGATGAAGCCGTTCCCTCCCATCCGGGGGAAGAGGAAGACGATTCTGATGATGAAATAATGAATGTCTTAGAATATAGTGTATTCGACATTCTGCTGGAAAAAGACTGCGCTTTAAAATCTGTCCGGGCATTGATGATCCTGAAAGCTGTGGAAGAATATGGTAAAATCATTGATACCACCCCACCAAGAATAGAGATTGAAAATGGAAAATTCGACCTGCGATTCAAAATATCATTAAGCAGCGATATAGAACCGGAAACGATACAAAACAAATTGCAGTTGATACCGGAAGTTGAAATCGTAGAGTTTATTTTGATCGATAAAAAGCCAGAACAAGCGCAAACTGATAAAAATGGACTCAATGCCAGCACAGTTGCTCCTGCAGCCAAAATACAAAGTGATAAAATAATCAAAAGTGCAATTGTGTCAAAAAGCAATCAAGGCGTGAGGGTGCAAATTGAGAAACTTGATGACCTCATGAATCTGGTAGGTGAGCTGGTAATAAGTAAGATACGATTAATGCAAATTGGCAGTGAGAATAAGGTGACGGGATTGAAAGAGATACTGGACCAGCTCAATATCCTGACCACAGACCTGCAGAATCAGGTCATGCAGATGAGACTGGTTTCTGTCGAACGGGTGTTTAACCGTTTCCCAAGAATGATCCGGGACTTATCAAAAACCGTTGGCAAAGACATTGAATTGATTATTGAAGGAAGCGATATCGAACTTGACCGCACAGTGCTTGATGAAATCGGAGAACCGCTGGTTCATCTGCTCAGGAATTGCGTTGACCATGGAATAGAATCACCTGAGGAACGTTTAAACCTTGGTAAGAAACCGACCGGAACGATACATTTGACTGCTTTTAGGGATAAACAGAGTGTCATATTCAATGTTGAGGATGATGGCAGGGGTATCGACCCCCATGCGTTAAGGAAAATGTCTGTGATAAAAGAAATTATTCCCGCAGAAGAGGCAGCAAAATTAAGTGATGAAGAGGCTTTTGACTTGATTTTCAGGCCAGGTTTTTCCACGGCAAAAAGCGTATCTGATGTTTCCGGCAGAGGTGTCGGGATGGATGTTGTTAAAACAAAGATAACATCCCTGAGCGGGTCTATCAATGTTAATTCCACTATTGGTCTCGGGACTAAAGTGTCCCTCCATTTGCCAATAAGCATGGCCATAATTCAAGCACTTATCGTGGGTTTGAACGATAAGATATACGCCATACCCATTTCAAACATATTGTCCACCATTATTGTAAAAAAAGAAAACCTGAAGTCAGTCAATGGGCAACCTGCCACCACTATTCATGATAAAGTATTACCGTTATTGGATCTAAGTGAATTGTTTGGTGAGGACCGTACCTTCAAGACTGAGATCTATGTGGTAGTCATTGAGAGAAACTCCCAGATGGTTGGACTTATTGTAGATACACTTATTGACCGGCATGAGATTGTAATTAAATCATTCGATAACACATTAAAGCACGTTGAAGGTTTTTCTGGCGCCACGATTCTCGGAGACGGCAATGTAGTGCCGATTATTGATATTGATGGCCTGTTCAATTTAAGAGATAAATTGTAA
- a CDS encoding coenzyme F420-0:L-glutamate ligase has protein sequence MRINAFTVEDIPLITKDHNIAKIICSLAQLENNDIIVVASTIVSKAEGRIIDPDNISPTPEAIRISKQTDKDPTFVQAVLDECTEVILESPIFLVRHTSGNICINAGIDHSNVEHGLLLLPVDSSKSARKLKDDILTLTGKQVSVIITDTNGRAFREGQTGIALGVAGINTHHDWRGSADLFGTILEVANEAVVDEIAGFANCMMGEGNWGIPVVVIRGFGLLSDSDGMHSMYRSPKTDIIRNALKNYGSHL, from the coding sequence ATGAGAATAAATGCCTTTACCGTGGAAGATATTCCACTGATAACAAAAGACCACAATATTGCCAAGATCATCTGTAGCCTGGCACAATTAGAGAATAATGATATCATTGTGGTTGCCTCCACAATTGTTTCCAAAGCTGAGGGTAGGATAATCGACCCGGATAATATATCCCCTACACCTGAAGCTATCAGGATCTCAAAACAGACCGATAAAGATCCAACGTTCGTCCAGGCTGTACTGGATGAGTGTACAGAGGTCATTCTGGAGTCACCCATCTTCCTGGTGCGCCATACCAGCGGTAATATTTGCATCAACGCAGGTATCGACCACTCCAATGTTGAGCATGGACTGCTGCTCTTGCCTGTTGACTCCAGTAAAAGCGCAAGGAAACTCAAGGATGATATTTTAACACTGACCGGTAAGCAGGTCAGTGTAATAATCACCGATACCAATGGCAGGGCGTTTCGTGAAGGGCAGACCGGTATTGCACTGGGAGTGGCAGGTATCAACACTCACCATGATTGGCGGGGGAGTGCTGACCTTTTCGGCACCATATTGGAAGTGGCCAATGAAGCAGTGGTTGACGAAATTGCCGGTTTTGCAAATTGCATGATGGGGGAAGGAAATTGGGGTATACCAGTGGTAGTGATCAGAGGGTTTGGACTATTGTCTGATAGTGATGGTATGCATTCCATGTACCGTTCACCGAAGACCGACATTATCAGGAATGCATTGAAGAACTATGGCTCGCATCTTTAG
- the speB gene encoding agmatinase gives MSGKLFFADADSNYSDAAFVIFGAPFDGTSCFRKGSREAPDAIREASYTFERYNYNFDIDLSEVPFHDMGDVEIKGNHTVEQALIAVEKTVNSIIKDSKIPIMLGGEHSLTLPCVTASKNKYDDMGVVVLDAHLDLRDIYKGEVNSHACISRHIIEDVTDRYVSIGIRSGTKEEYSWVEAQDIACYTADLVVEKGIAYILNELNGKLDTQHLYLSLDMDAIDPAYAPALGTPEPFGLTDRHVLSVIHALAPRSIGFDLVEIAPQFDSGNTAILGAKFIREFIASAWAFRKQCA, from the coding sequence ATGAGCGGTAAACTTTTTTTTGCTGATGCAGATTCAAATTATTCAGATGCTGCCTTTGTAATATTCGGCGCACCTTTTGACGGAACATCATGCTTCAGGAAGGGGAGCCGGGAAGCTCCCGATGCTATCAGGGAAGCTTCGTATACCTTCGAGAGGTATAACTACAATTTCGACATAGACCTTTCCGAGGTCCCCTTCCATGATATGGGGGATGTGGAAATCAAAGGGAACCATACTGTTGAGCAGGCTTTAATTGCTGTTGAGAAAACGGTCAATAGTATAATAAAGGACAGTAAAATACCCATAATGCTGGGGGGTGAGCATTCCCTCACATTACCGTGTGTCACAGCATCCAAAAATAAGTACGATGACATGGGTGTGGTAGTACTGGATGCCCATCTCGACCTAAGGGATATATACAAAGGTGAGGTAAACAGTCATGCCTGTATTAGTCGCCATATTATTGAAGATGTGACTGACAGGTATGTTTCAATCGGAATAAGAAGCGGCACAAAAGAAGAATATTCATGGGTAGAAGCACAGGATATTGCCTGTTATACGGCTGACCTGGTAGTGGAAAAAGGGATTGCCTATATCCTCAATGAACTCAACGGGAAGCTTGATACCCAACACCTGTACCTGTCACTGGACATGGATGCTATCGACCCGGCCTATGCCCCTGCACTGGGCACGCCCGAACCATTCGGTCTCACCGACCGTCACGTACTTTCTGTAATACACGCACTGGCTCCCCGGAGCATCGGTTTCGACCTTGTCGAGATCGCACCACAGTTCGACAGCGGTAACACTGCAATACTGGGCGCAAAGTTCATACGCGAGTTCATAGCCTCTGCCTGGGCTTTTAGAAAACAATGTGCCTAA